The proteins below come from a single Deltaproteobacteria bacterium genomic window:
- the rpsG gene encoding 30S ribosomal protein S7 — protein MPRKGEVKRRDILPDPKFHDRMVTKFINSMTHDGKKSLTERIFYDALELVAERAKEEALGVFKRALEQVKPLVEVRSRRVGGATYQVPVEVRPLRRVSLAMRWIVQNARARPEKSMVEKLAGEIHDAASGRGGAIKKKEDTHRMAEANKAFAHYRW, from the coding sequence ATGCCACGCAAGGGTGAGGTCAAGCGGCGGGACATCCTGCCCGATCCGAAATTCCACGATCGGATGGTCACCAAGTTCATCAACTCGATGACGCACGACGGTAAGAAGAGCCTGACCGAGCGCATCTTCTACGACGCCCTCGAGCTGGTCGCCGAGCGCGCCAAGGAGGAGGCCCTCGGCGTCTTCAAGCGCGCCCTCGAGCAGGTGAAGCCGCTGGTCGAGGTGCGCTCCCGCCGGGTGGGCGGCGCCACCTACCAGGTGCCGGTCGAGGTCCGTCCGCTGCGCCGCGTCTCGCTCGCCATGCGCTGGATTGTGCAGAACGCGCGCGCCCGTCCCGAGAAGTCGATGGTCGAGAAGCTGGCGGGCGAGATTCACGACGCCGCCAGCGGCCGGGGTGGGGCGATCAAGAAGAAGGAGGACACGCACCGGATGGCCGAGGCCAACAAAGCCTTCGCCCACTACCGCTGGTAG
- a CDS encoding 30S ribosomal protein S12 produces MPTINQLVKHGRARQRAKQAAPALQGSPQKRGVCTRVYTTTPKKPNSALRKVARVRLTNGIEVTSYIPGVGHNLQEHSVVLIRGGRVKDLPGVRYHIIRGTLDSIGVQDRRQGRSKYGAKRPK; encoded by the coding sequence ATGCCGACCATCAACCAGCTGGTCAAGCACGGACGCGCGCGGCAGCGCGCCAAGCAGGCGGCGCCCGCCCTGCAGGGCTCGCCGCAGAAGCGCGGCGTGTGCACCCGGGTCTACACCACGACCCCGAAGAAGCCGAACTCGGCCCTGCGGAAGGTCGCGCGCGTGCGGCTGACCAACGGCATCGAGGTCACCTCCTACATCCCGGGCGTCGGCCACAACCTCCAGGAGCACTCCGTGGTGCTGATCCGCGGCGGGCGCGTGAAGGACCTCCCCGGGGTGCGCTACCACATCATCCGCGGCACGCTCGACTCGATCGGGGTGCAGGATCGCCGGCAGGGCCGCTCGAAGTACGGAGCCAAGAGACCGAAGTGA
- the fusA gene encoding elongation factor G, with translation MPRPVALEKTRNIGIMAHIDAGKTTTTERILYYTGISYKIGEVHEGTAVMDWMVQEQERGITITSAATTCFWREHRVNIIDTPGHVDFTIEVERSLRVLDGAVAVFCGVGGVEPQSETVWRQADRYRVPRVAFVNKMDRVGADFDRVVREIRERLRATPLVLQLPLGREEAFRGVIDLVSMKAIVWEDESLGARYRQEEIPAEERAAADAARERLLEGLADVSERLMEKYLNGEEIAEEEMRAAIRAGTLHLKVVPVVCGSAFKNKGVQLLLDAVVDYLPSPLDVPPVRGTNPNSGHEEERLASDGEPFTALAFKIMSDPYVGTLTFLRVYAGVMTTGSYVYNSVKGKKERVGRLLKMHANKREEIKEVYAGDIAAAVGLRDTTTGDTLCDESRPIVLERMEVPDPVISIAIEPKTKADQERLGGSLHKLATEDPSFRISANPETGQTLISGMGELHLEIIVDRLLREFKVDANVGKPQVAYKETIRKAVEQESKFIRQTGGRGQYGHVVLRVEPLKGGGGFQFVDGTKGGVIPREYIPAIEKGVKEAMGSGVLAGYPVVDVKATVIYGSYHEVDSSEIAFKIAGSMAFKEAMAKAAPVILEPIMSLEVVTPEEFMGDVISDINRRRGRIAGQEPRGTTQVIAAVVPLAEMFGYATDLRSRSQGRATFTMQFSHYEPVPKGIGPEALRQGGERFAQASQAG, from the coding sequence ATGCCCCGCCCGGTTGCTCTCGAGAAGACGCGCAACATCGGCATCATGGCGCACATCGATGCCGGCAAGACCACCACGACCGAGCGCATCCTCTACTACACGGGCATCAGCTACAAGATCGGCGAGGTGCACGAGGGCACCGCGGTGATGGACTGGATGGTGCAGGAGCAGGAACGCGGGATCACCATCACCTCGGCCGCGACCACCTGCTTCTGGCGCGAGCACCGCGTGAACATCATCGACACGCCCGGGCACGTCGACTTCACCATCGAGGTCGAGCGGAGCCTCCGCGTGCTCGACGGCGCGGTCGCCGTCTTCTGCGGCGTGGGCGGCGTCGAGCCGCAGTCCGAGACGGTCTGGCGGCAGGCCGACCGCTACCGGGTGCCGCGCGTGGCCTTCGTCAACAAGATGGACCGCGTCGGGGCGGACTTCGACCGGGTCGTGCGGGAGATCCGCGAGCGCCTGCGCGCGACCCCGCTCGTTCTCCAGCTCCCGCTCGGGCGCGAGGAGGCGTTCCGCGGCGTGATCGACCTGGTCAGCATGAAGGCGATCGTGTGGGAGGACGAGAGCCTCGGCGCCCGCTACCGGCAGGAGGAGATCCCCGCCGAGGAGCGCGCGGCGGCCGACGCTGCGCGCGAGCGCCTGCTCGAGGGGCTCGCCGACGTGAGCGAGCGGCTCATGGAGAAGTACCTGAACGGCGAGGAGATCGCGGAGGAGGAGATGCGCGCCGCGATCCGCGCCGGGACGCTGCACTTGAAGGTCGTCCCGGTGGTGTGCGGCAGCGCCTTCAAGAACAAGGGCGTGCAGCTCCTGCTCGACGCCGTGGTCGACTACCTGCCCTCGCCGCTCGACGTGCCCCCGGTGCGGGGCACGAACCCGAACAGCGGTCACGAGGAGGAGCGCCTCGCCTCGGACGGCGAGCCGTTCACGGCGCTCGCCTTCAAGATCATGAGCGACCCGTACGTCGGCACGCTCACGTTCCTGCGCGTCTACGCCGGCGTGATGACGACGGGCTCTTACGTCTACAACTCGGTGAAGGGGAAGAAGGAGCGCGTCGGGCGCCTCCTCAAGATGCACGCCAACAAGCGCGAGGAGATCAAGGAGGTCTACGCGGGCGACATCGCCGCCGCGGTCGGGCTGCGCGACACGACCACCGGCGACACCCTCTGCGACGAGAGCAGGCCCATCGTCCTCGAGCGCATGGAGGTCCCCGACCCCGTCATCTCGATCGCGATCGAGCCCAAGACCAAGGCCGACCAGGAGCGCCTCGGCGGCTCGCTCCACAAGCTCGCCACCGAGGATCCGTCCTTCCGCATCTCGGCCAACCCCGAGACCGGGCAGACGCTCATCTCGGGCATGGGCGAGCTCCACCTGGAGATCATCGTCGACCGCCTGCTGCGCGAGTTCAAGGTCGACGCGAACGTCGGCAAGCCGCAGGTCGCCTACAAGGAGACCATCCGCAAGGCGGTCGAGCAGGAGTCGAAGTTCATCCGCCAGACGGGCGGCCGCGGCCAGTACGGCCACGTCGTGCTGCGGGTCGAGCCGCTCAAGGGGGGCGGCGGTTTCCAGTTCGTCGACGGCACCAAGGGCGGCGTCATCCCGCGCGAGTACATCCCGGCGATCGAGAAGGGCGTCAAGGAAGCGATGGGGTCGGGCGTGCTCGCCGGCTACCCAGTGGTGGACGTGAAGGCGACCGTCATCTACGGCTCCTACCACGAGGTGGACTCCTCGGAGATCGCCTTCAAGATCGCCGGCTCGATGGCGTTCAAGGAGGCGATGGCGAAGGCCGCCCCGGTCATCCTGGAGCCCATCATGTCGCTCGAGGTCGTGACCCCCGAGGAGTTCATGGGCGACGTCATCAGCGACATCAACCGCCGCCGCGGCCGCATCGCCGGCCAGGAGCCGCGCGGCACCACGCAGGTGATCGCCGCCGTGGTGCCGCTCG
- the rpoC gene encoding DNA-directed RNA polymerase subunit beta': protein MEDLFSLFEKPKNPLSFNAIRISLASPDKIRSWSHGEVKKPETINYRTFKPERDGLFCAKIFGPTKDYECNCGKYKRMRHRGVVCEKCGVEVIQSKVRRERMGHIDLATPVAHIWFLKSLPSRIGTLLDMTLKELEKILYFESYVVVDPGTTPLQERELLSEARYRKLVEEHGPDAFRSGMGAEAIRELLKKLDVDKLFVDLRVEMKEATSEARRKKISKRLKVISAFKNSGNRPEWLILEVIPVIPPDLRPLVPLDGGRFATSDLNDLYRRVINRNNRLKRLMELNAPDIIIRNEKRMLQEAVDALFDNGRRGRAITGPNKRPLKSLSDMLKGKSGRFRQNLLGKRVDYSGRSVIVVGPELRLHQCGLPKKMALELFKPFIYNKLEERGFVTTIKSAKKMVEKERPEVWDILDEVIREHPVLLNRAPTLHRLGIQAFEPILIEGKAIQLHPLVCAAYNADFDGDQMAVHVPLSVEAQVEARALMMSTNNILSPAHGKPIIVPTQDIVLGLYFMTREKLGAKGEGRAFSNFDEVRIAYDQDEFELQARIRVRVPAAAGGNGQLVESTVGRVLLYEIVPHEIPFAEVNKVMKKKELGWLIDLAYRRAGNKATVIFADRLKDLGYEQATLAGISIGIKDMVIPGGKQQLLEEAHTAVREIEDQYNKGLITDGERYNKVVDIWAEVTDQIADEMLRELGTQEVPDQAGKVRRIPSFNPIFMMADSGARGSAQQIRQLAGMRGLMAKPSGEIIETPITANFREGLTVLQYFISTHGARKGLADTALKTANSGYLTRRLVDVAQDSIIQEEDCGTLDGIEMTPLVEGGEVIEGIGDRVLGRVALEDIRDPFSNRVIVQVNEEIDEEKVAEIEDAGLERVKIRSVLTCQSRQGVCVKCYGRDLARGHMVNLGEAIGVIAAQSIGEPGTQLTMRTFHIGGTASRRAEQTTLEARNEGFIKFINLAAVEGKDGDLIVMSKRNGEIAIVDYPEPNRERERERYPVVYGAKLKKRDGQKVKSGEMVAEWDPYTIPILTESAGAVKFGDILEGVTMEEKLDERTGLSTKVIVDTKDVDKRPRVSIKDQSGQTARIGAGEARYLLPVGAHLNVVEGQTVSAGDVIAKMPRETTKTKDITGGLPRVAELFEARKPKEFAVISEIDGIVSFGKDTKGKRKVVVTPEVGEAREYLIPKGKHISVHEGDYVKAGEALMDGSSNPHDILTILGEKALAKYLVDEVQEIYRLQGVRINDKHIEVIVRQMLRRVRIKEVGDTDFLIGDQVEKWRFEDENQRVAAEGGQPAVAEPLLLGITKASLSTESFISAASFQETTKVLTEAAINGKVDRLVGLKENVIMGRLIPAGSGVTKYSGMEAVTDEPEGAEEATPGATPEAVG, encoded by the coding sequence ATGGAAGATCTGTTCAGTCTCTTCGAGAAGCCGAAGAACCCGCTCAGCTTCAACGCCATCCGGATCTCGCTCGCGTCGCCGGACAAGATCCGCTCCTGGTCGCACGGCGAGGTGAAGAAGCCCGAGACCATCAACTACCGCACCTTCAAGCCGGAGCGGGACGGCCTCTTCTGCGCCAAGATCTTCGGCCCGACCAAAGACTACGAGTGCAACTGCGGCAAGTACAAGCGCATGCGTCACCGCGGCGTGGTGTGCGAGAAGTGCGGCGTTGAGGTCATCCAGTCGAAGGTCCGGCGCGAGCGCATGGGCCACATCGACCTGGCCACGCCCGTCGCCCACATCTGGTTCCTGAAGAGCCTGCCGTCGCGCATCGGCACGCTGCTCGACATGACGCTCAAGGAGCTCGAGAAGATCCTCTACTTCGAGTCCTACGTCGTGGTCGACCCGGGCACGACGCCCCTCCAGGAGCGCGAGCTCCTCTCCGAGGCCCGCTACCGCAAACTCGTCGAGGAGCACGGGCCCGACGCCTTCCGGTCCGGCATGGGCGCGGAGGCGATCCGCGAGCTGCTCAAGAAGCTCGACGTCGACAAGCTCTTCGTCGACCTGCGCGTCGAGATGAAGGAGGCGACCAGCGAGGCGCGGCGGAAGAAGATCTCGAAGCGCTTGAAGGTCATCTCGGCCTTCAAGAACTCGGGGAACCGGCCGGAGTGGCTGATCCTCGAGGTCATCCCGGTGATCCCGCCCGATCTCCGGCCGCTCGTCCCGCTCGACGGCGGCCGCTTCGCCACCTCGGACCTGAACGACCTCTACCGGCGCGTCATCAACCGCAACAATCGCTTGAAGCGCCTGATGGAGCTCAACGCCCCCGACATCATCATCCGCAACGAGAAGCGGATGCTGCAGGAGGCGGTCGACGCCCTCTTCGACAACGGGCGCCGCGGGCGGGCGATCACCGGTCCGAACAAGCGCCCGCTCAAGTCGCTCTCCGACATGCTCAAGGGCAAGTCGGGCCGCTTCCGCCAGAACCTCCTCGGCAAGCGCGTCGACTACTCGGGCCGGTCGGTGATCGTGGTCGGCCCGGAGCTCCGCCTCCACCAGTGCGGGCTCCCCAAGAAGATGGCGCTCGAGCTGTTCAAGCCTTTCATCTACAACAAGCTCGAGGAGCGCGGCTTCGTCACGACCATCAAGAGCGCGAAGAAGATGGTCGAGAAGGAGCGGCCCGAGGTGTGGGACATCCTGGACGAGGTGATCCGCGAGCACCCGGTCCTCCTGAACCGCGCGCCCACCCTCCACCGGCTCGGCATCCAGGCCTTCGAGCCGATCCTGATCGAAGGCAAGGCGATCCAGCTCCACCCGCTCGTGTGCGCCGCCTACAACGCCGACTTCGACGGCGACCAGATGGCGGTCCACGTGCCGCTCTCGGTCGAGGCGCAGGTCGAGGCGCGTGCGCTCATGATGTCGACCAACAACATCCTCTCCCCGGCGCACGGCAAGCCCATCATCGTGCCCACCCAGGACATCGTCCTCGGCCTCTACTTCATGACGCGCGAGAAGCTCGGCGCGAAGGGCGAGGGGCGGGCGTTCTCCAACTTCGACGAGGTCCGCATCGCCTACGACCAGGACGAGTTCGAGCTCCAGGCCCGTATCCGGGTGCGCGTGCCGGCGGCCGCCGGCGGCAACGGGCAGCTGGTCGAGTCGACGGTCGGCCGGGTCCTCCTCTACGAGATCGTTCCCCACGAGATCCCCTTCGCCGAAGTCAACAAGGTGATGAAGAAGAAGGAGCTCGGGTGGCTCATCGACCTCGCCTACCGGCGCGCCGGCAACAAGGCGACGGTCATCTTCGCCGACCGCCTGAAGGACCTGGGCTACGAACAGGCCACCCTGGCCGGCATCTCGATCGGCATCAAGGACATGGTCATCCCGGGCGGCAAGCAGCAGCTCCTCGAGGAGGCCCACACGGCCGTGCGCGAGATCGAGGACCAGTACAACAAGGGCCTCATCACCGACGGCGAGCGCTACAACAAGGTGGTCGACATCTGGGCCGAGGTGACGGACCAGATCGCGGACGAGATGCTGCGCGAGCTCGGCACCCAGGAGGTGCCCGACCAGGCCGGCAAGGTGCGCCGCATCCCGTCCTTCAACCCGATCTTCATGATGGCCGACTCGGGCGCGCGCGGCTCCGCGCAGCAGATCCGCCAGCTGGCCGGCATGCGTGGCCTCATGGCCAAGCCCTCGGGCGAGATCATCGAGACCCCCATCACCGCCAACTTCCGCGAGGGTCTCACCGTGCTGCAGTACTTCATCTCCACCCACGGCGCGCGCAAGGGGCTCGCCGACACGGCGCTCAAGACCGCCAACTCGGGCTACTTGACGCGCCGGCTGGTCGACGTGGCGCAGGACTCGATCATCCAGGAGGAGGACTGCGGCACGCTCGACGGCATCGAGATGACGCCGCTGGTCGAGGGCGGCGAGGTGATCGAGGGCATCGGCGACCGCGTGCTCGGCCGCGTGGCGCTCGAGGACATCCGCGACCCGTTCTCGAACCGCGTCATCGTGCAGGTGAACGAGGAGATCGACGAGGAGAAGGTCGCCGAGATCGAGGACGCCGGGCTCGAGCGCGTGAAGATCCGCTCCGTGCTCACCTGCCAGTCCCGCCAGGGCGTGTGCGTCAAGTGCTACGGGCGCGACCTGGCGCGCGGCCACATGGTGAACCTGGGCGAGGCCATCGGCGTGATTGCCGCGCAGTCGATCGGCGAGCCGGGCACGCAGCTGACCATGCGGACGTTCCACATCGGCGGCACGGCGAGCCGGCGCGCCGAGCAGACCACGCTCGAGGCGCGCAACGAGGGCTTCATCAAGTTCATCAACCTGGCGGCGGTCGAGGGCAAGGACGGCGATCTCATCGTGATGAGCAAGCGCAACGGCGAGATCGCGATCGTCGACTACCCCGAGCCCAACCGCGAGCGCGAGCGTGAGCGCTACCCCGTCGTCTACGGCGCCAAGCTCAAGAAGCGCGACGGCCAGAAGGTGAAGAGCGGCGAGATGGTCGCCGAGTGGGACCCTTACACCATCCCGATCCTCACCGAGTCGGCGGGCGCGGTGAAGTTCGGCGACATCCTCGAAGGCGTCACCATGGAGGAGAAGCTCGACGAGCGGACGGGCCTCTCGACCAAGGTGATCGTCGACACCAAGGACGTCGACAAGCGGCCGCGCGTGTCGATCAAGGACCAGAGCGGGCAGACCGCGAGGATCGGCGCCGGCGAGGCGCGCTACCTCCTGCCCGTCGGCGCGCACCTGAACGTCGTCGAGGGGCAGACGGTCTCGGCGGGCGACGTGATCGCCAAGATGCCGCGCGAGACTACCAAGACCAAGGACATCACCGGCGGCCTCCCGCGCGTCGCCGAGCTCTTCGAGGCGCGCAAACCGAAGGAGTTCGCGGTCATCAGCGAGATCGACGGGATCGTCTCCTTCGGCAAGGACACCAAGGGCAAGCGCAAGGTGGTGGTCACGCCCGAGGTGGGCGAGGCACGCGAGTACCTGATCCCCAAGGGCAAGCACATCAGCGTGCACGAAGGCGACTACGTGAAGGCGGGCGAGGCGCTCATGGACGGCAGCTCGAACCCGCACGACATCCTGACCATCCTCGGCGAGAAGGCGCTCGCCAAGTACCTGGTGGACGAGGTGCAGGAGATATACCGCCTGCAGGGCGTGCGCATCAACGACAAGCACATCGAGGTGATCGTGCGCCAGATGCTCCGCCGCGTGCGCATCAAGGAGGTGGGCGACACCGACTTCCTGATCGGCGACCAGGTGGAGAAGTGGCGCTTCGAGGACGAGAACCAGCGGGTGGCCGCGGAGGGCGGGCAGCCGGCGGTGGCCGAGCCGCTGCTCCTCGGCATCACCAAGGCGAGCCTGTCGACCGAGAGCTTCATCTCGGCGGCCTCCTTCCAGGAGACCACCAAGGTCCTCACCGAGGCCGCCATCAACGGCAAGGTCGACCGCCTGGTCGGGCTCAAGGAGAACGTCATCATGGGCCGGCTCATCCCGGCGGGCAGCGGGGTGACGAAGTACAGCGGGATGGAGGCGGTCACCGACGAGCCGGAGGGGGCCGAGGAGGCCACGCCGGGCGCGACGCCGGAGGCGGTCGGATGA